tgggagGCAGTAGAGGGAGTTACTATCTCACTCTACGATCTTCAGGGATTCTGTTTCCCAAGGGATTAAGTTCATATTCCTCAGACCAACATTCAAGACTATAAAATTTGGCCCCATATCAATTTTCCAGGCCCGTTACCCTTTACACCATTTATTGGAGCAGGGATGatccttccccttctcctgcaTCCTTTGTATACACTCCCACCCTGATCTTAGTCTGTGTGAGTTCCCTGTCCTTCTTTCCACCTGTCCCAGGCTTATCTGCTCTTCTGGGTTGTTCTTTTGAGAAGTCTTCCTATCACCCTGGGCTCCAGGGACCTctccttctttgatttccttcatcCCTGAGGTCTGTATGCTGATAGTGTCTACATTTTCATGTATGTTAACCTCATCTTGCCAGCAAGGCTGTGAAATCCTTCAAGGCAGGATCTTGGGAGCATGGTTGTGTAGCAAGCTCATGTGTTTGGGAGTCAGACTTAAGATCCAAGATGATCTTGGGTAAGTCATTTAACGTCTCTGAGCTTTAGTATCCTCATCTGTGATATGGAGATAATATGCATGTCCTCCTCCTAGGGTTTTGGGGAAGATCGTCTTCATAAAGAtttagcaaagtgcctggcacgtTGAAGGTGCTCCAGAGGTGCTTGGATGTTGACTTGTTGTCTGCTTGGTAACCCTCGGCTGTGCCTTCTTCCTATCCTGTGCAACTCTCTCCACCTTGGTCTCTCTTGCTTCTGATTTTCTGCTCTGAATTTGAGCCAGGAGAATTCTGCCAAGTTTGGGGAGTGACTATGAGCTGTCCTCGTTCTCCCAGAGGGCATATCTTAGGCTACTGGCTTCAGTCTTCGGTCACAGTCAGAGGACTCGGAGGGAGATTTCATGCCCATTGCTAAGGATGTGATGCTAGCTTAACTGTTCAAGGGAGTTAGGTCTTTCTCTGAAGATTTGTAAGGAAAACGGATGCCTCTAAGTCCAGTTTACCTGGCAACGGAGTGATGAACTAGATGGATTTATGTACTTGGTATTTTTTACAAACTCCCGAATCCATCTGCTATAACAAGTCAAATACCTGGACCTTAATCTTTTTGATATCCTGATTTCCCCTTCCTCTTACCTCAATCCCACTCCAGGAACCCAGATCAAATACGATGACTGTGAGAAATGACCCATAGCAAAAACTCCTATCCTTCAAAGTTTAACGAGAAATGACAGCTTGGTTACTTTCAGGTAAATATCGGTCACGTGCAGCTATAAATGGGGGTGGATGTGCTGAACTGGGTGGAAAACAAGAAGTCACCATAGACTTCCATGGCACGATCGTGTGTACTGACATCAAATGCCAGCtcgatcatcttttcatgtgttttcacGGAGTCTCACTCACAGAACCCAATGAGACAGAAGCTTATTTTGTTCCTCTTAAGGCCCAGCTCTATGCCTCAGAAGAGGAGGGGTCATTACAGACTTGACTGATTACACAACTGCGTCTACCCTCCTTTGGTTGGCTGCATTATCCCCAGGGCCTCCTGTGCGGGAGCCAGGCGCCAGTCCTCCTTCCTGGGCGGGCGGGTGAGGTCAGAGTAGCTGACGACCGGCTAGCAGTGGTGTGCGTGTCTTAGAGGAGGGGTCGGGGCGTCAGTGATGGGGGAGTTGAACTCCTCGTTACATACATACCAGGCACTTCATTTTGCGCCTACTCTGAACCCTCTAGTGTTCAAAGTCTTTTCCTTTTCAGTGCTGCTGCctgtttatttgggggggggggctcgtgTACGACAACTGCAGAGATgctgtgcgcatgtgtgtgtgcgtttgGGATTTAAGGGTTGGGCTGtgtggtttgttttggtttttctcctCCTACTTTCCACTAATGCAGCCCTGCTGTCTTGCTCTGGTCCCAGTCAGGCGTTTGAGCCCTCCGTCCCCAGCCCCCCGGGAACAGGCCGGGATTTGCCTCGCTGCCGCCCCCAGGTGCGCACTGCTCGGTGGAAGGGACAGCCTTTGCCCATCTCACTCCGAGAGGCCTGGTGGTCACATGTCTAAAATGGGTTGGCCGGAGCTacattctttctggaggctctaggagaacATTCATTTCTGTGCCTTCTCTAAAGGCTGCCTGCACTACTTGGCTCATCCCAACTTCTGCTTCCGTGGCcacattcccttccttctctgactctcGTCCTCCTGCGTCCCGCTTGTGAAAACCCTTGTGATGACCATTGGGCCTTGTAGAATAATCCAGGCTCATCTCCCCATTGTAAggtctttaacttaatcacctttTCAAGTCTCTTTTGCTAtataaggtaatatattcacaggttccggGCATTGGGACGTGCACATCTTTGGGGGGACTTACCCCCAAGCCTACCACAGCACCCCACAACTCAGAGAAGATCTGTGCAAGTGAGTAGATGTGGTGGATCCTAAACCAACCTGGTCATGATACGATTTCTGTGATTCTAGAAACCCCAAACCACTCCTCCCTCTAGATACCTCCCTAGCTTGGTCACTTCTGAAACCCTCCCCTCAGGGCACAAAGCATCTTCATCCACGCTGAGAACCCAGGCTTCGTACAAGGCCTGAGCACATTTCTTCCCACTGAAGTGGAAATGGTTGGCGGCAGGGCCTTTCCTAACAGCGAGCTCTGACTGGAGGGAGGCTCAcgtgagggaaggaggagggacgGAGGCCGGGGCTAACTTGGATTGTGTCCTAGTGACCTGCTAGCATGGGGGTTCCCAGTGATGGAGGGAGAAGAGCACCTAGAAGTATGACCATAAAGTTTTAATCAAACAGAGCAAAATGGCCGCGATGCAGAACAGGTAGTgcttggagaagagaaagaagatcaTCTCCTTGGTGACATAGATTATGTGTATAAAGATGAAGCAGTACAGGAACATGGCAAACTGGTTCTGGGGGAGCAGGAGGTCCTGGAGGCCTCCCGAGAACTGTGGGAAAGAAGAGAATGTCGCTGGCCGAACTTCACTGCTCGGTGGCCAGGCAGGTCTGGGTGTCAGTCCTGCTCCTGTCCCTTCTGGAATTTGACCTTGAGCAGGTCATCCTCCTCACCTGAGGGAAGGGTCACCGTGCCCCCTCACAGACTATGGGAGGAAAAGTAGGCCAAGAATGAAACATTCCTAGCAAGGTCACGGGCACATAGAGGGACCTCGTGGGTTTTCACTTCTTCAGTCTGCCCTTATCCCTCCTGACTCCGGCACCAGGCAACACCATCCTTTCTCCGCGTTCTCTGCTGCCTCCGAGTCACGCAGGTGGCAGACTCTCTCTGACTCTGAGATCCCCAGATCTGCATGCCGGGTCTTGGGAATGTTCTCTGGATGGCTTGCCCTGACACTCAGCCTTGTTCTCTGCACAGTGGCACAATGAGAGGGTGTCCCGTGGGCACAAATGCCTGTTTCTGACTCTCTTTGTCCTGGCAAATGTCTCACAGGATCTGTCTGTGGTCTACTGGCCTGAGGCTGGGTCTCCCTGGGGGACAGGTGGTCAGAGACAGGTGATAGGGCCCCCCTGAACCCTCCCAGTATCGAGCCTGGGGAAAGCAGCTTGAGTTGTCTGGCTGATTCTGCCTGCATATTGCTCATTTCTGGAATCTATATAATTGAGGTCCAACAAGCTCCCATTTTAACTGTGGAAAGCATCAACATATAAGCATAGCAAAAGCTGACGTAACTATTTTGATCTGTAGTTAAGAAGGCATCACCCAtggtttattctttaaaatatcttttaaaatcatgcCATGCTTTTTGTAAGCAGGCAGATGGCAGGGACCGGGATGCCCTAAGCTAGCTAGAAACATACTCACAGAGGTAGTTTTCAGTACAGTGAAATCTATCTACCCACCCATTCATCCggaaaaagagagagtggggagggggcttaAACATCAAGTCAGCTTTCCACCTGCCAGTAAATGGACAAAACATAAAACACTTTGTAAACGATTACCAAAGACCGGGGTTGTGGACACACCATTGTTTGCACAACTACAGAAAATGTGAGGGCAAATCAATAAACCCGAGGGGGCAGAAAATGACTCCAGTGATGCCATTTCTAAGGTGAATAGCAAGGCAGGTTAGAGACCAGAGGAAGAAACCCAGGGTGctagtggggtggggtggggggtggctgaGCGGGTGGTCTGTGGACTTCTGCCGCCCAAAGCAGCCAGCATGTGTTTCTAGTCTGAAATGCTCATGGGTGATAACTATGATTTTGACAACCAAACATGCGTTTGTGAGACCTTTTAGACTTTTCACATTTTCAATGGTCTATCTtttgagcagaagacagacagcAGATAAGACTATACACCAAAGGCTTCCAGCTCATCCAACAAGAGTAAGATTTTCAAactaaaaaagggaaaacaaatacgGTTAGAAGGAAGCATAGAGTAAAGGCATAGTATCTTAACCACAGGTGCTTTAAGGATTTGCAGGTTCGAACTCGGGACACATTTTACCCCACGATACTGAGAACAAAACCCCAAGTTTGGAAATGGAACTTAttagtgagaaataaaaaaaaaatctcaggaaatGTGCCAGAATCTTAGAGACGAGcaaatattttctagatttttaaaaggaggggaaaaaagatggaTTCCGGAGATCCCAGTTCAATAAGCTTGACTTGGCTCAGCAAAACCATTCAGTGTATAATTAAGCAGATATTTtgtgagcaagaaaaaaaaattgttaaaacccAGCATGTGTTCACTGAAAACAAATCATGCAAAACCaatctccttttcttaaaaaaaaaaaaaaaaaaaggaccagtcAGTTAGGGAAATGCTATAGGTAGTGTAATATCTTAATTCTGGGAAACCATCTGACAGGGTGTCTCAAGATAGTTTTTTGGACAAGGTAGAGAAATGTGAGCTGGATAAAATGTAACCCAAGGGTGCTGATTAATGGAACATTGCTAACCTGTAGGGAGATCTTTTAGTGGTATTTACTTTAGGTCATATCCTCCTCAACAATTATAGCAATGACTTGGATAAAGACAGAAGGCAAGTTTCTCAGAAGTGAGGATGACTCAGAGCTGGGAAGCATAGCTAATACATTACATtccaataaaattgaaaagtgaTGAATGTAAGTTGTTGCATTTGGGTCAAGAAGTGAATTGCATGAGTACATAAAAAtggtaatagctaacatttattgagtgcttacctaATGTGCCAGGCTCATCACAAAGTGCCTCACATGCATGCCCTCCCTCACTCCTCGACAGGGCCCTATGAGGCAGGGACTACTTTCTAGATGAGCAAACCTAGGCTCAAGGAGGATTCGTAACTTGCCCAATATCATGCGGTTTATACATGGTAGAGCCAGAGTTTTAACCGGGACCGATTTTAAAGCCCAGGCAACATGCTTTCAACAATGGCATCTTTTCGTTATTTAGGACTTAGAGTGGCCCGGTATCACAGGGCTAAGCTTTTCCCATCCCATTTGACTGAAACTAGGCTTTCTCATCCCCCATTTAATACAGATTAGGGGAGAGTGGTCCATTTCCTGGCTAGAGATGTCTAAGTTTTAGATGGCAACAAGACAGAGCAATCCAACAGAACAAATGCAGCTCTGAtaagggcgggggaggggtgatGGTTTTATCAAAATTCCTGGGCAGACTGCCGTAGGGCTCCCATCTCTTAAACGAGATGTAGAGAGGACTAGAGAATGGAGGAAGTCCAGTCACAAGAAACATGGAGGACTTTTCCCTGAGAAGGAGAGCGGTGGGCAGGGCAGGCGGGTGGGCGGGTGGTTCCGGGGCCCCTCCCAGGGTCAGCTCTCCTTAAAgagttgatctcagctcagcaggaacctctgatctcagctcagcaGGAACCTCTGAAGCAGCCGGCAGCCCATCTCTGGACCCAGGCGGGATGCAGGGGCAAAGCAGGTCAGTGGGCTCCCCCTGCAGGGCAGGGGCGGGTGCCCCTGACCCTCGGGTTGCCTACTTCCCGGTCACCTACCAGGCGGGGCGTCAcctgctgctgcagctgctcCATCACCTCCTCGTGCTGCCGCTGGCGCTCGTTCTCCTCGTGCAGGTACTTGAGCCGCGTGAGCTCGAACTCCATGCGCACTTTCTCCAGCTCCAGCTCGGTGTTGCGCTCGGTCCGCGGGGTCTCTGGGGCGGCCGGAGCGGGGGGCAGCTCCCCGAGTTCAGGTCCGTCACCCGCCTGGCCCTTGGTGGTGGAGCTGGCCTTGGAGGACGGTGACTTGAGTGGCCCTGGGCAGCCTCCGTCCTCGCAAGCTTCCATCTCCTCCAGGTGGTCGTGGGAAGAGTCTGGCTTCGGGGACTCTGCCTCCTGGAGCAGTGAAGGGGCGATTCAGGGGACAGTGAAGAGTGGGTCTGGGGCTGGCTCTGTAAGGATCTAGGCTGAGTTCTACCCAGAGGTGCACTCACCGGGAGTTATAGGGAAGGGGAGGGCGCCCTGACATGAAGGAAGGGTGCCCTCAAGTTGCAAGGGGTGGCTTGAGGAGCTGAGGCAGAAGTCTGTCTTCCTGGTAACTTTCCCACCCCCACTCTATCTAACTTTGAGACAATTAGACACCCAGTCCTCCTGGGGCTACAGAGGGAGGAACCTAAATGTAGGGGACCAACACAAGGGCTATGGGGGAGCCAGGTCCCTTTCACAGAGGGAGGACAGGGCCCTGAATGGGGCCAGCCTCGAGTGACTTCACAATCTTATTAAGGGCTACCTGGTCCCTGGTGACAGCCGGGGGCcagttgtgggggtggggtgcacaTGACTTGCTCTTCTTCGCAGCTATCTGGGATCTCCTAGCACTCAGCTCCTATCAATTGTCCCCACGATACTCTCCTCCCCATGTAGGGACAGGCGGGGGCAGTGAAACGAGGCCCCCCCCCCCTTACCAAGGAAGCCCTTGATTTCCCTTCAGACATGGGGTCATCAGGCACCGCCTTGGGGAAAGTTGGGCAGCTTTCTCCTGCTCCCCGGGCTTCCATCATTTCTCGGTCCTCTGCTGCCATCCAGAAAACCACAATGCTGCCAATTGGGGCCAAAGGATATCTTTTAAGGTACTAACATTTGGTCTCACCAGATTCCACAGCTGGGCCACCATCACAATCCCCTGTCCTCATAATAACCCACATTCTACTAGTTGCTAGGGCCCCTCTGGCAGAGGCTATGACACACCTTTGAGGCCCATTATTAGGAACTGTAGGATGGGCCTTTGCCACCCTAGGGACTGCTTTAGACACTAGAATTCCACCACTTGAAATCCAGAGTTCTATCGTTGGAAATCTCCCCTGGGTCCCTCTTTTAAAGGCAGACTGTATCGGGATGACTTACAGTTAGCTCCTCAAATCCTGctataggctgaattgtgtctgcccccaaattcatatattgaagccctaacacccagtaccttagaatgtgaccttatttagagcTAGGGCCTTTCTAGAAGTgaataagttaaaatgaggtcattagggtaggttctaatccaatatgactgatgtccttgcaagaagaggaaatttgggcaCGGACATGCACAAAGGAAGATGGAGTGAACATAAGGGAGAAGATgaccatctacaaaccaaggagagaggtgTTGTTTtatcagtgttctccagagaaacagaacatatatatatgatttattataagaaattggctcatgtgCTTGTAGAGGCTGAGCGGGAGTGGCATGATCTGCCGTGTGTGAGTGGGAGCCCCAGGAAACCTGGTGGTGTAAATTCCAGTTCTGGTTCAAGGGTCTAATAGGCAGGAGCGCTGCGGGTTTAAGTCCCAGTCCATGGCCAGGAGAAGACTGATAGCTCAGCTCAAgcagtcaggcagagagaaccaagtgggagtgggaaggggcagagggggaaagagaggagagggagaaagaatctgaagtggactccacactgaatgctgagcccgactcagggctcgatcccacgactacgagatcatgacctgagccgaaatcaggaatcggatgctcaactgactgaaccaccccggtgccctgttttaaattttttaaaaagatttatttattcatttgagagagagcaagaagagagggggaggacaaagggagagggagagagagaatcctcaagcagactcccttctgggGGTGCAGAACCCAATgggggtctcgatcccaggactctgagatcatgacctgagctgaaatcaagagtcggacgcttaactgactgagccacccaggtgcccctctcccagGGTTTTATTCTATTTAGGCCCTCAAAGGATTATATGATGCCCATCCACAATGGGTGGGGCCATCTACTTTACTCAGCCCACCAATTccaatgctaatctcttccagaaataccctcacaca
Above is a window of Halichoerus grypus chromosome 10, mHalGry1.hap1.1, whole genome shotgun sequence DNA encoding:
- the TMEM247 gene encoding transmembrane protein 247; this translates as MAAEDREMMEARGAGESCPTFPKAVPDDPMSEGKSRASLEAESPKPDSSHDHLEEMEACEDGGCPGPLKSPSSKASSTTKGQAGDGPELGELPPAPAAPETPRTERNTELELEKVRMEFELTRLKYLHEENERQRQHEEVMEQLQQQVTPRLFSGGLQDLLLPQNQFAMFLYCFIFIHIIYVTKEMIFFLFSKHYLFCIAAILLCLIKTLWSYF